The Pseudomonas fragi DNA window TCAACTGAAACACCGCGCCGCCTGCATCGCGAGCAAGCCCGCTCCCACAGGATGAAGTTATTTAGCTGACAATAGTGCTTCCAGTTTTTCCTGGTCACGGGCGAACTGGCGAATGCCTTCGGCCAGTTTTTCGGTGGCCATTGCATCTTCGTTGGAGGCCCAGCGGAATTGCGCTTCGTTGAGGCTCAGGCGTGGCTCGCCTTTGTGGCCAGGGGCCAGTTTGCGCTCCAGCTTGCCGTCGTCCAGTGCCAGTTTTTCCAGCAGGTCGGGGCTGATGGTCAGGCGGTCGCAACCGGCCAGTTGCTCGATCTGGTTAAGGTTGCGGAAGCTCGCACCCATCACCACGGTGTTGTAGCCATTGGCTTTGTAGTAGTTGTAGATGCGGGTAACGGACTGCACGCCCGGATCATCGGAGCCTACATAATCAATACCGGTGGACTTCTTGTACCAGTCGTAGATCCGGCCCACGAACGGCGAGATCAGGAACACTCCGGCATCGGCACAGGCAGCTGCCTGGGCAAACGAGAACAGCAGGGTCAGGTTGGTTTGAATGCCGTCCTTTTCCAGCTTCTCGGCCGCGCGAATGCCTTCCCAGGTCGATGCCAGCTTGATCAGCACGCGGTCGCGGCCTACGCCGGCCTTGTCGTAAAGCTCGATCAACTGGTGGGCTTTTTGCAGCAGGGCCGGTTCGTCGAACGACAGGCGGGCGTCGACTTCAGTGGAAATGCGCCCCGGAATCACGTTCAAGATACCGCTACCCACGGAGACCGCGAAGTGGTCGCAGGCCTGGCCTACATCGCCTTTGGCGTGGCTAATGGCGTTTTGCAGCAGTTCTGCGTAGCCGGGCATCGCTGCAGCCTTGAGCAGCAGCGACGGGTTGGTGGTTGCATCCACGGGTTTGAGGCGGGTAATCGCGTCGAGGTCGCCGGTGTCTGCGACCACGGTGG harbors:
- the tal gene encoding transaldolase, with the protein product MTSKLEQLKQFTTVVADTGDLDAITRLKPVDATTNPSLLLKAAAMPGYAELLQNAISHAKGDVGQACDHFAVSVGSGILNVIPGRISTEVDARLSFDEPALLQKAHQLIELYDKAGVGRDRVLIKLASTWEGIRAAEKLEKDGIQTNLTLLFSFAQAAACADAGVFLISPFVGRIYDWYKKSTGIDYVGSDDPGVQSVTRIYNYYKANGYNTVVMGASFRNLNQIEQLAGCDRLTISPDLLEKLALDDGKLERKLAPGHKGEPRLSLNEAQFRWASNEDAMATEKLAEGIRQFARDQEKLEALLSAK